From Candidatus Omnitrophota bacterium, one genomic window encodes:
- a CDS encoding nucleotide pyrophosphohydrolase — MTEAIIKNMTLDQLTTLCHDTAVEKGFWDQERNIGEALMLVVTELAEAMESYRIEDQDNFKVEIADTFIRLFDLCGGLGIDIAEEIEKKSEKNKKRPYKHGKIC, encoded by the coding sequence ATGACAGAAGCGATTATAAAAAATATGACTTTAGATCAATTGACAACGCTTTGCCATGATACGGCTGTAGAAAAAGGGTTTTGGGATCAGGAGCGTAATATTGGGGAGGCATTAATGCTCGTTGTGACTGAATTGGCTGAAGCAATGGAATCTTATCGTATTGAAGATCAAGATAATTTTAAAGTAGAAATCGCTGATACATTTATTCGTCTTTTTGATCTGTGCGGCGGGTTAGGCATTGATATTGCTGAAGAGATTGAAAAGAAATCTGAAAAGAATAAAAAACGTCCGTATAAGCATGGAAAAATTTGCTAA
- the uvrB gene encoding excinuclease ABC subunit UvrB encodes MDQFVLKSLFSPVSEQEKATKVLSANLQKGVNSQVLLGVTGSGKTFTLANVIKEVNRPVLVISHNKTLAAQLFGEFKEFFPDNAVEYFVSYYDYYQPEAYIPQTDVYIEKDASINDQLDQLRLSATTSLMSRRDTIVVSSVSCIYNLGSPKEYKDFLLCLEKSQKMERDAFLMKLVDIQYERNDYEFSRGKFRVRGDVVEVFPAYRRDALRIQFLGDEIEKISQIDPITGDVLLNLEKIAIYPAKHFVMSSDAVELGIVRIERELEIQLKVLREKGKLLEAQRLDSRTRYDMEMLREAGYCHGIENYSRLLSDRPEGSRPYTLLDYFPKDFLVIIDESHVTIPQLNGMYEGDRSRKKTLVEHGFRLPSCLDNRPLKFKEFSDVIGQRIYVSATPGALEIKESKGKIVEQIIRPTGIIDPVVDIRPTEGQIDDLAKEILKRAKRDERVLVTTLTKQMSEDLTSYLEKKKIKVKYMHCDIETIDRARILQNLRMKHFDCLVGVNLLREGLDLPEVSLVAILDADKQGFLRSEKALIQVSGRAARNVNGRVIMYADTISPAMRAMMKESDRRRKIQVAFNEKNNIKPQTIKKAIQKGIEEFEKAKELVLDVSGQNQEQYSFSNLVAELEREMDLAARNLLFEKAALIRDKIKELKANESFVSKK; translated from the coding sequence ATGGATCAATTTGTCTTAAAGAGTCTATTTTCTCCTGTTTCAGAACAGGAGAAGGCGACTAAAGTTTTAAGTGCAAATCTTCAAAAGGGTGTTAATTCCCAAGTTCTTCTAGGTGTAACCGGAAGTGGAAAAACTTTTACGCTTGCCAACGTTATTAAAGAAGTTAATCGTCCAGTTCTGGTCATTTCCCATAATAAAACATTAGCGGCACAGCTTTTTGGGGAGTTTAAAGAATTCTTTCCCGATAACGCGGTTGAATATTTTGTTAGTTATTATGACTATTATCAGCCTGAGGCGTATATCCCGCAGACGGATGTGTATATTGAAAAAGATGCTTCTATCAATGATCAGCTTGATCAGCTGCGATTGTCTGCAACAACATCCTTAATGTCCCGCCGCGACACGATTGTCGTTTCCAGTGTTTCATGTATTTATAATTTAGGGTCTCCTAAAGAATATAAAGATTTTTTGCTGTGTCTTGAGAAAAGTCAGAAAATGGAGCGCGATGCATTTCTTATGAAACTTGTTGATATCCAATACGAGCGAAATGATTACGAGTTTTCTCGTGGAAAATTTCGTGTTCGCGGCGATGTTGTTGAAGTTTTTCCTGCCTATCGAAGGGATGCGCTTCGTATTCAGTTTCTTGGTGATGAGATTGAGAAAATTTCTCAAATTGACCCGATAACAGGTGATGTGCTTTTAAATTTAGAAAAGATTGCGATTTATCCAGCAAAACACTTTGTCATGTCTTCGGATGCTGTTGAGTTAGGCATTGTGCGTATTGAGCGGGAGCTTGAAATCCAGCTTAAGGTTTTAAGGGAGAAAGGAAAACTTTTAGAGGCGCAACGCCTTGATTCACGAACGCGTTATGATATGGAAATGCTAAGGGAGGCTGGATATTGCCATGGAATTGAGAATTATTCTAGATTGCTTTCTGACCGCCCTGAAGGTAGTCGGCCGTATACGCTTTTAGATTATTTTCCAAAAGATTTTTTAGTTATTATTGATGAGTCGCACGTGACAATCCCGCAGCTTAATGGCATGTACGAGGGGGATCGATCACGTAAAAAAACATTGGTTGAGCATGGATTTCGTTTACCATCATGCTTGGATAATCGTCCCTTGAAATTTAAAGAGTTTTCTGATGTGATCGGTCAGAGGATTTATGTTTCGGCAACCCCTGGAGCGCTTGAGATTAAAGAAAGCAAAGGCAAAATTGTTGAGCAGATTATTCGTCCAACTGGAATTATTGATCCTGTTGTGGATATTAGGCCTACTGAAGGTCAAATTGATGATTTGGCTAAAGAAATTCTTAAACGTGCCAAACGAGACGAGCGTGTTTTAGTTACAACTCTGACTAAGCAGATGTCAGAAGATTTGACGAGTTATCTTGAAAAGAAGAAAATCAAAGTTAAATATATGCATTGCGATATTGAGACTATTGATCGTGCAAGGATTTTGCAGAATCTTCGCATGAAACACTTTGATTGTTTGGTTGGCGTGAATTTACTAAGAGAAGGACTTGATCTTCCCGAGGTTTCGTTGGTTGCAATTTTGGATGCTGATAAGCAAGGATTTTTGCGGTCGGAAAAAGCGCTTATTCAGGTTTCTGGTCGGGCTGCACGAAATGTCAACGGGAGGGTTATTATGTATGCCGACACTATTAGTCCTGCGATGAGAGCGATGATGAAGGAAAGCGATCGTCGAAGAAAAATTCAAGTTGCATTTAATGAAAAGAATAATATTAAGCCACAAACAATCAAAAAGGCAATTCAAAAAGGAATTGAAGAATTTGAGAAGGCTAAAGAGCTGGTTTTGGATGTTTCTGGCCAAAATCAAGAGCAATATAGTTTCTCAAATTTAGTAGCAGAGCTTGAAAGAGAAATGGATTTGGCGGCGCGTAATTTGCTTTTTGAAAAAGCAGCGCTTATTAGAGATAAGATAAAGGAGCTAAAAGCAAATGAATCATTCGTTTCTAAGAAGTAA
- a CDS encoding tetratricopeptide repeat protein: MNHSFLRSNTFVFLLLTAVVFLVFGNALFNEYSYDDHYLILNNQYIQDFSHFKDFLFNDVTVMTSIEKSSGYYRPVSMIFLVLNYKLWGFNAFGLHLMSVIIHLLNCFFVFLIIKQIAKNFWISFLSSLIFAVHPIHVEAVAPIFNYMGILASFFALFSFWAFVKSDSMRNLKYVILSVVLFLFSVFSKEEAIILPGIFVLYDFYFCSGYSVLSVLRKWKQYLFLIAPAILYIALRFLVFGKQAALGFWNMNIEFNIATNNNAWDQVAIIFYVFFKYFSILIFPVNLTAFYLIKPATSLMPIEIFVSIFSVLFLVGYAILSARRNSIVSFFIGWFFVSSIMISNIIPIGGLFSERFMYFPSVAYCFFIGYFFYRLPIFLKDVDNRKRSFFAVIGFLVIFILYAQKTVARNYVWKNDITLWSDTAKKTPESYRPYLSLADAYHFYGEQYYDKALDAYLKVLEYPEAPKLRVQNSIGKFYGMQNNHQKALEYFKAALVENPEDVDTLYNVGVTYYFLNQNDEAARYFEKVNFIDKDYPWGYYGLGLVFQKKGQNRKAKELFAKALELDPEFKSAQIAWEAL, translated from the coding sequence ATGAATCATTCGTTTCTAAGAAGTAATACTTTTGTTTTTCTTCTTCTTACGGCTGTTGTATTCTTGGTTTTCGGCAACGCACTTTTTAATGAATATTCTTATGATGACCATTATTTAATTTTAAATAATCAATATATTCAAGATTTCTCGCATTTTAAAGATTTTCTTTTTAATGACGTTACTGTGATGACATCTATTGAAAAATCGAGCGGGTATTATCGACCAGTCTCGATGATTTTCTTGGTTTTGAATTATAAGCTGTGGGGCTTTAATGCGTTTGGTCTTCATTTGATGAGTGTGATTATTCATCTTTTAAACTGTTTTTTTGTTTTCCTTATTATTAAGCAAATTGCTAAGAATTTCTGGATTTCTTTTTTATCTTCTTTAATTTTTGCCGTTCACCCCATTCACGTTGAGGCGGTAGCTCCAATTTTTAATTATATGGGAATTTTGGCATCATTCTTTGCACTTTTTTCGTTTTGGGCGTTCGTTAAAAGCGATTCAATGCGCAACTTAAAATATGTTATTTTATCTGTGGTGCTTTTTTTATTTTCTGTGTTTTCAAAAGAAGAGGCTATTATCTTGCCTGGAATTTTTGTGTTGTATGATTTTTATTTTTGCTCAGGTTATTCTGTTTTAAGTGTTTTGCGTAAATGGAAACAATATTTATTTCTAATTGCGCCGGCTATTCTTTATATTGCTTTGAGGTTCCTTGTTTTTGGCAAGCAGGCAGCTTTAGGGTTTTGGAATATGAATATTGAATTTAATATTGCGACTAATAACAATGCTTGGGATCAGGTTGCTATTATTTTTTATGTATTTTTTAAATACTTTTCAATCTTAATTTTTCCTGTGAACTTAACGGCTTTTTATTTGATCAAACCAGCAACAAGCTTGATGCCGATCGAGATTTTTGTGTCTATATTTTCTGTTTTATTTCTAGTTGGGTATGCGATTCTTTCTGCCAGAAGAAATTCGATTGTCTCTTTCTTTATAGGGTGGTTCTTTGTTAGCAGCATTATGATTTCTAATATTATTCCAATTGGAGGGCTTTTTTCAGAGCGGTTTATGTATTTCCCGTCTGTGGCATATTGTTTTTTTATCGGATATTTTTTTTATAGATTGCCAATTTTTTTAAAAGACGTAGATAATCGGAAAAGAAGTTTTTTTGCAGTTATTGGATTTTTAGTGATATTTATTTTGTATGCACAAAAAACTGTTGCGCGTAATTATGTTTGGAAAAATGATATTACGCTTTGGTCAGATACGGCTAAAAAAACGCCTGAAAGCTATCGTCCTTATTTAAGTTTAGCTGATGCATATCATTTTTATGGGGAGCAGTATTATGATAAAGCTCTTGATGCATATCTTAAAGTGCTTGAATATCCTGAGGCGCCTAAATTGCGTGTTCAAAATAGCATTGGTAAGTTTTATGGGATGCAAAATAATCATCAAAAGGCTCTAGAGTATTTTAAAGCAGCACTTGTAGAAAACCCTGAAGATGTTGACACTCTTTATAATGTTGGGGTTACGTATTATTTTTTGAATCAAAATGATGAGGCAGCAAGATATTTTGAAAAAGTCAATTTTATAGACAAAGATTATCCTTGGGGTTACTATGGTCTAGGTTTAGTGTTTCAGAAAAAAGGTCAAAATAGAAAAGCAAAAGAACTTTTTGCAAAAGCACTTGAGCTTGACCCAGAATTTAAGAGCGCTCAAATTGCTTGGGAGGCTTTGTAG
- a CDS encoding type III pantothenate kinase: protein MKKELLLVDIGNTSTTIAIAKNNKIVLFASVDTGLSAPLFKKTFLSAILKAKKKYKNLNQGIICSVVPKVSFLVVFILKKEICQMPLIVGKNLKVPIENCYQEPRQVGQDRLVCGYAARQLYGCPVIIIDLGTAITIDIVSCQGGYEGGVIVPGIRLTAQSLFHSTALLPNVKIAPPKSLIGRTTNESILSGIFHGYGALLDGLILRISKELKKKPRIILTGGHAKLMKKFVHKRVDAIDDKLVFKGMMLAFQSRL, encoded by the coding sequence TTGAAGAAAGAATTATTGTTAGTGGATATTGGAAACACTTCGACAACGATCGCGATTGCAAAGAATAATAAGATTGTTTTGTTTGCATCTGTGGATACTGGGTTGTCGGCACCGCTGTTTAAAAAAACATTTTTATCCGCTATTCTAAAGGCTAAGAAAAAATATAAGAATTTAAATCAAGGCATTATTTGTAGTGTTGTGCCAAAAGTGTCCTTTTTGGTCGTATTTATTTTAAAAAAAGAGATATGTCAAATGCCTTTAATTGTTGGAAAAAATCTTAAGGTTCCAATTGAGAATTGTTATCAAGAGCCTCGTCAGGTTGGTCAAGATCGATTAGTTTGCGGCTATGCGGCTCGCCAATTGTATGGATGTCCTGTTATTATTATTGATTTAGGGACGGCGATTACAATTGATATTGTATCTTGCCAAGGTGGTTATGAGGGTGGTGTTATTGTCCCTGGGATTCGTCTTACAGCACAGTCTCTTTTTCATAGTACTGCTCTTTTGCCAAATGTTAAAATTGCTCCGCCAAAATCTTTGATTGGTCGCACGACTAATGAAAGTATTTTAAGTGGAATTTTTCATGGATATGGTGCCCTTCTAGATGGACTTATTTTAAGAATTTCAAAGGAACTTAAGAAAAAACCTCGCATTATTTTAACTGGTGGACACGCCAAACTGATGAAAAAATTTGTGCATAAAAGAGTCGATGCTATCGACGATAAGCTCGTTTTTAAAGGAATGATGTTAGCCTTCCAATCCAGATTATAA
- the groES gene encoding co-chaperone GroES, with the protein MQLKPLADRIIVKPLEAEEKTKGGIILPDTAKEKPQEGKIVAVGKGKVLDDGSVQVMEVKVGDRVLYGKYSGTEIKTKEDEDLLIMREEDVLAVFTK; encoded by the coding sequence ATGCAACTCAAACCATTGGCAGACAGAATTATCGTTAAGCCACTTGAGGCAGAGGAAAAGACAAAGGGAGGGATTATTCTCCCAGATACAGCAAAAGAAAAGCCACAAGAAGGCAAGATTGTTGCTGTTGGAAAAGGAAAAGTGCTTGATGATGGCAGCGTTCAGGTGATGGAAGTCAAAGTTGGCGATCGCGTTTTGTATGGCAAATATAGTGGTACAGAAATCAAAACTAAAGAAGATGAAGATCTTTTGATTATGAGAGAAGAGGATGTTTTAGCAGTTTTTACTAAGTAA